One Dreissena polymorpha isolate Duluth1 chromosome 9, UMN_Dpol_1.0, whole genome shotgun sequence genomic window carries:
- the LOC127844115 gene encoding uncharacterized protein LOC127844115, producing MAERKVRTPSKTPRTLIGEFMDSSRTHTQKVVRDRVQGLVRTPEIPSARKALQHDRVASLRGKKMSSSFSFGSEETPRQILEGFLADEHSTAPLVRVQKRTSQSGMSSSQPVLPVTKGWSHVASPANLTAELERDTPRTLMQKYLMNTSPSVETPVVVVVRKDTADSLRSTPVVPLVNDTYNTPSPFRDSSGGSADVMQGTSRRSKTPRSRKGRFNLSTHDLGSSLVIPATNPNDYVVPSPFRSSSSEDSEEEVIAGTQPSRRAHYRRSFNLAVPEHVLDQLKQGKERTYQQAFEVESSPGDMHYDDSDISDEQFSRNSYQAEPLQSHEMEDNNMEVEAELGDIHSVSSEEDGRRFSILPREGLYREYTLPLKGGQEGTEVLENISHVSGSSARSLSVVYTGDRQYVEQQSGTVLHPHEDGSSQIGIASGNLGYSPESGQYLQAEDPFRYGRFSDGHQNRLVAMGRGDAGTRRSEGNVREDLSMFSFQKGNVSMDRQTGERNMSRSVNMDRHTGERNMSSSEIMDRHMGAGNVSMSSSDGRSEPSLQTANRSSESLMLSERKDPSMIGRSSNAADRERLYLGVEVTCTPLRGQSERTLLGHEKMPESTHVSQSGLRSLHTPAQEAEEENEVDENSPFSAVTPSPVVSTRGNSPAYVTSSPSQRSPARSYERSSNTRSGGSVASLSARSETSFRTPGKRTPLQSMHPANTGDVNNISQQSSVLANNSSLKSSSSSLRGQRSTPSTAGSGPQTPGERGTPKSTMSAAASNLRYRNATPGSPGSVQQTPAQRGTPKSTMSAAASNLRSRNATLGSPGSVQQTTAQRDTTKSATSTAASRLISRNDSPRTSQASPVVAKRKHGTVDQLPQHTMMFSPQIVSTQNIATLARTSSSPSKSQPHVEQDNLSDEEVATPEQSSPSRPVNAAASVDKSHPSAKKKAVRKPREKSRYLIPVSTVKKQFTHYAGMRVSKEAIEEVMKISETYWDNLCADLEAYAKHAGRKKITMADFELLFRRQGYVTDKISLNSLIRRYLPWEEVEKLIPVQRANNHIEPPL from the exons ATGGCAGAAAGGAAAGTGCGCACTCCATCAAAGACTCCAAGAACACTTATAGGAGAGTTCATGGACAGCAGTAGAACTCATACCCAGAAAGTTGTGAGGGATCGTGTTCAGGGTCTTGTCAG GACTCCTGAAATTCCATCTGCTCGTAAAGCACTCCAGCATGACAGAGTTGCCAGTCTACGGGGAAAGAAAATGTCGTCTTCATTCTCTTTTGGCTCAGAAGAAACACCTAGACaaatt CTGGAGGGATTTCTTGCTGATGAGCACAGCACAGCTCCTCTTGTTCGTGTTCAGAAGAGAACCTCCCAGTCGGGCATGTCCTCCAGTCAGCCAGTCCTCCCTGTGACTAAGGGGTGGAGCCATGTGGCCTCGCCGGCCAATCTAACTGCAGAGCTGGAGAGGGACACACCCAGAACGCTGATGCAGAAATACCTGATGAATA CCTCGCCCTCTGTGGAGACCCCAGTAGTGGTTGTAGTAAGGAAAGACACTGCAGACAGCCTCAGGAGCACACCAGTAGTGCCACTGGTCAATGACACATACAACACGCCAAG TCCTTTTCGCGATAGTTCAGGAGGGTCTGCTGATGTCATGCAGGGAACAAGTCGCAGAAGCAAAACACCAAGGAGTCGTAAAG GTCGTTTTAATCTGTCTACACACGATCTGGGCTCTTCTCTTGTTATTCCTGCCACTAATCCAAATGACTATGTTGTTCCCAG CCCTTTCCGTTCCTCCTCCTCTGAGGACAGTGAGGAGGAAGTGATCGCTGGCACCCAGCCAAGTCGTCGTGCTCACTATAGAC GTAGCTTTAACCTGGCTGTGCCTGAGCATGTCTTGGACCAGTTAAAGCAAGGCAAAGAGAGGACATATCAGCAAGCGTTTGAGGTGGAGTCCTCCCCAGGTGATATGCACTATGACGATAGTGACATAAGCGATGAACAATTCAGTCGTAATAGTTATCAGGCAGAGCCTCTGCAATCCCATGAGATGGAAGACAACAATATGGAGGTTGAAGCTGAGTTGGGTGATATACACAGCGTTAGTAGTGAGGAGGATGGTAGACGGTTCAGCATTCTCCCCAGGGAGGGGCTCTACAGGGAGTACACACTGCCTCTTAAAGGGGGGCAAGAAGGGACAGAGGTATTAGAAAATATCAGCCATGTCTCTGGCAGTTCAGCAAGGAGTCTGTCTGTTGTTTACACTGGCGATAGACAATATGTTGAGCAGCAGTCTGGTACAGTACTGCATCCGCATGAAGACGGAAGTTCACAGATTGGTATTGCCAGCGGTAATTTGGGTTACAGTCCTGAAAGTGGACAATATTTGCAGGCTGAGGATCCATTCAGATATGGCAGGTTCAGCGATGGCCATCAAAATCGACTTGTGGCTATGGGCAGAGGAGACGCTGGCACTAGACGAAGTGAAGGAAATGTCAGAGAAGATCTGTCAATGTTCTCCTTTCAAAAAGGAAATGTAAGTATGGACAGACAAACAGGAGAGAGAAATATGTCTAGGTCTGTAAATATGGATAGACACACAGGAGAAAGAAATATGTCTAGTTCTGAAATTATGGATAGACACATGGGAGCGGGAAATGTGTCTATGTCTTCAAGCGATGGCAGAAGTGAACCAAGTTTACAGACGGCAAACCGGAGCTCGGAGAGTTTGATGCTGTCTGAAAGGAAGGACCCGTCCATGATTGGTCGTTCAAGCAATGCGGCAGACAGGGAAAGACTGTACCTGGGAGTTGAGGTCACATGTACCCCTCTACGTGGCCAGTCAGAGAGGACCTTGCTTG GCCATGAAAAAATGCCTGAATCCACCCATGTGTCACAGTCTGGCCTGAGATCCCTCCACACACCTGCCCAGGAAGCTGAAGAGGAAAACGAGGTGGATGAAAACAGCCCCTTCTCTGCAGTGACCCCATCTCCAGTAGTATCCACCAGAGGGAACAGTCCCGCTTATGTGACCTCATCGCCCTCACAGAGGTCACCAGCAAGGTCTTACGAGAGGTCGTCAAACACAAGGTCAGGAGGATCTGTGGCCTCCTTGTCAGCCAGATCAGAGACATCGTTCAGGACTCCTGGGAAGAGAACACCACTGCAGTCAATGCATCCTGCAAACACTGGGGATGTGAACAACATTTCACAGCAAAGCTCAGTACTTGCAAACAATTCATCACTAAAGAGCTCAAGCTCATCTTTAAGAGGTCAGAGGTCAACTCCAAGTACAGCGGGGTCAGGGCCACAGACACCAGGTGAGAGAGGCACTCCAAAATCAACGATGTCAGCAGCTGCAAGCAATCTGCGTTACAGAAATGCTACCCCTGGCTCCCCTGGATCAGTGCAACAAACACCTGCTCAGAGAGGCACTCCAAAATCTACGATGTCAGCAGCTGCAAGCAATCTGCGTTCCAGAAATGCTACCCTTGGCTCCCCTGGATCAGTGCAACAAACAACTGCTCAGAGAGACACTACTAAATCTGCGACATCGACAGCTGCAAGCAGATTGATCTCCAGAAATGATTCACCTAGGACATCACAAGCATCCCCTGTTGTTGCAAAAAGAAAACATGGAACAG TTGACCAGCTGCCACAACATACCATGATGTTTTCTCCACAAATTGTGTCCACCCAGAACATTGCTACCTTAGCCAGGACCAGTTCTTCACCCTCCAAGTCCCAGCCTCATGTGGAACAAGACAACTTATCTGATGAGGAAGTTGCCACACCAGAACAG AGTTCCCCTAGTCGTCCAGTCAATGCTGCTGCTTCTGTTGACAAGAGCCATCCTAG TGCGAAGAAAAAGGCAGTACGCAAGCCACGGGAGAAGTCGCGCTATCTGATACCTGTATCAACGGTGAAGAAACAGTTCACCCACTATGCTGGCATGCGTGTTTCTAAGGAGGCCATTGAGGAAGTTATGAAGAT CTCAGAGACGTACTGGGACAATCTGTGTGCTGATTTGGAAGCCTACGCAAAGCATGCAGGTCGTAAGAAGATAACGATGGCTGATTTTGAGCTGCTCTTCAGAAG ACAAGGCTATGTGACAGATAAGATCAGCCTGAACTCCCTGATCCGGCGCTATCTGCCTTGGGAGGAAGTGGAGAAGTTGATACCAGTCCAACGTGCCAACAACCACATCGAACCACCCCTGTAA